The DNA segment TCAGCTATGCTTCGGAAGGGAATGGCTTGTACAATAAGCTGAGTCTTTCCCATGCAGAATTGAATAAGATCGCGGCCAGCGGAGGCATCGAGCCGCTCAGCAGCGGAAAGATCAAATGGACGGTCCGTTCGTCGAAGGGGATCAATGTTCAGCAATCGGCACAGGTACGTACGATAGAGTTGGAACGTCCGGCTGGCTTCTCGGAAATCCCTGCAGACCTTTACTTAACGGGATCGGCTACAGAAACAGGTGCTGAGCTTTCCAGTGCCAGGCAGTTTAAAAAAACGGCGACTGGTGTATTTGAGATTTACAGCAGGATCAAAGATGGTACCTACAACTTTGCAGAGCGCAACAGTGGTACACCTAAAACTTTTTCTGCTGAGAACGGGAATCTTAAAAATCTGGGACAGATTACGGCCACAGGAGGGACAAAGGTTTACCGGATTAAAGTAGATTTTAACAGTGCTTCGGTGACTTATACTGAAATTACTTCAGTTGGCTTATTCCTGAGTGGCGATAATAAAGTCATCATCGACCTTCCTTATACAAACAACGGGCAATTTGTGGCGACGGACGCTCCGGTTGCCTTTAAGCAGGAATCATGGGGTAGAGATGAACGTTATAAATTTCAGGTAAAAGTGAAAAATCCCGATGGAAACAGCGCTACCGAATGGTTGGGTAGTGTAAATAGCGATAACCAGCCGCCAACAGCAGATACCCCGGCTCCCTATTTTTACATTTATGCGGTCAACAATTCTCAATATGATTTCGCATTCAAGTTTATCAAGGCTGCGGACAATAAGAAAGTAGATGTGAATTTAAAGCTAAATGCAACATCAGCTTATACCCATACTGTTACTGTTAAATAAGATGAGAAAGTTAACCAAACTGATCATGGTAGCCGGCACATTTGCCGGCTCCATGTTACTGAATTCATGCGAGAAGGACGTGTTTCCGCTTTACAACGAGGCGATTGTGCTAACGAGCTACAATTACAACGGACTGGCAGATTCCTTACAACGACAACTTTATAGTACTTATCTGTCCTCCAATGGAAATTACCTGATACAGGACAACCAGGGCAATACCACTTTTCATTACTGGCCCAATGCACATGTCTTGGATGTCCTGGCGGATGGCTTTCTGAGGACTAAAGATCAGGTTTATGTAGCAAAAATGAAGGCTTTGCTGAATGGCATTAGGCTGCAAAATGGCAATGCCTTTCCGAATGATTTTTATGATGATATGGGTTGGTTGGCCTTGTCGTCCCTGAGGGCCTACGACGCGACTAAAGAGGAAGCCTATGTTCAGGCGACGAATATTTTATGGGCGGACATGAAAAAAGGAATTACTGAGGTGCAGGGTGGCGGCATGGGATGGAGTAAGGGGAAGCCAAACTTCAAAAATACACCAGCCAACGGACCTGCAATTATTCTGGCGGCGAGGTTATACCGCCTGCAGAACAAAGCAGAAGACCTGCAGACTGCCAAAACGCTTTATACCTGGCTAAAAAGTACCTTGGTAGAACCGGTTACCTTTACCGTATGGGATGGAATTAACTATGATGGTACCGGCGTAATTTCGAAGAATAAGTATACCTATAATGTAGGGTTGTTTATGGGTGCCGGATTGGAGTTGTATAAAACAACCAAAGAGAAAACCTATCTGGATGATGCAGTTAAAACGGCAATTGCGGGCATCAATGATGTAGAGTTGGCTCCTGGTGGATTGATGAAAGATGAAGGACAGGGAGACGGAGGTTTATTTAAAGGGGTATGGGTTCGTTACCTGAATTTACTGGTCAATGAACCGGATGTTCCTGTAGCGGATAAAGAGAAGCTGATTAAATTTATGAAATACAATGCGCAGACCTTGTATAAACAGGGGATCAGCAGACCTGGATTGTTAATTAGCCCGGCCTGGAATAAAGCGCCCCAAAGTAAAACAGACCTGACCACTCAACTGAGTGGGATGATGTTAATAGAAGCGGCAGCACAATTAAGTGCGGCCGGAATTTTGAAATAATGAGGAATAGAAGAAAAATTATATTTACTGTTTTGGTGTTCATGACCGGGTCTGTAACACCAGCTGCTTTTGCACAAAAGTCTGATTTTGAGCAGCATGTTTCGGATATCAATAACAACATCAATCTCCGGCTGAAAGACGGGGAAACAGGTCTCTATTTTGAAACTACGGATGCGGTACAGAAAGAAAACCCACATTCCTGGTTATGGCCGCTTTGTGCGCTGGTACAGGCAGCCAATGAAATGGATGTCTTATATCCTAAGCAGGAACACCTGAAGCCGGTAGTGAAAGCGATTGATCAGTATTATAGTGAAAAAGCGCCGGTAGCTTATCAGGATTATGTGACCGCAGAGCGGCTAAGTTCCCGTTTTTATGACGATAACCAATGGGTCGCTATTGCTTACCTGGATGCCTATAATCGCACTAAGGAGAAACATTATCTGAAGAACGCGATCATGGTCTATGATTATATGATCACAGGAATGGACGATAAAGCAGGTGGTGGTCTGTATTGGAAGGAGGGAGACTTTAGCACAAAAAATACCTGTTCCAATGCACCTGCAGTATTGGTGGCTTTGCAGTTGTATCGGGTTACAAAAGAAAAGAAGTATCTGGAAACGGCTTTGGCAGTGTACAACTGGACCAATAAAATGCTTCGTTCTCCGGAAGGCCTGTTCTATGATCATGTGAAAATACCCGGTGGCGAAATCGACCGCAAGTTCTATACTTACAATGCTGGTGCGATGCTTCAGGCCAATGCTTTGTTGTATAACATCACCAGGAATAAAAAATATCTGCTGGAAGCACAACAGATCGGCAAAGCGTCAAAAGACTATTTTTATAAAAACAATCGCTTACCCGGACATTATTGGTTTAATGCGGTACTGTTGAGAGGCTGCATCGAACTGTACAAAATCGACAGGAATCAAGACTGGATCGATATTTTCAGAAATGAGGCGCAACGAATCTGGACAGCCGAAAGGGATGGAGCGAACCTGATTGGAAAGAATACACAAAAGTCTTTAATTGATCAGGCCGCAATGCTGGAGATCTATGCCCGCCTGATACAGTTAGAAAAACAAGTTAAATAGTTTTCGGCATTTTAAAAGCAGTAGGATTAACCCTTACCGTTTTGTTAACACGATTAATAAAACGGTAAGGGTTGTTTTTTACGGTCTCATTTTTAACTAAATAGAGACGAAATGAAGAAATTATGATACAAAACTATAGAATGATATAAAGGTAAAAGTCCAATATTTGGTAACCAAATTTAAATTCTATGAACAAACTTCTATCTGTCGCAGTGCTGTTGCTGCTCGGTTATTCTTCATTACATGCGCAAGAAAAAAAATGGACGCTAAATAAAGATAGAATTGTAACGCCATGGGCAGAAAAGGTAAATCCTAAAGCGCCCCTGCCGGATTATCCCCGCCCACAATTGGTACGTTCACAAAACTGGAAAAACCTGAACGGCTTATGGAGTTATGCCATTACCCCTAAAGACCAAAAAGATCCTGTTAATTATCAAGGAAGTATTCTTGTACCCTTTGCAGTAGAATCGGCCTTGTCCGGTGTAGCAAAAACGGTAGGTAAAGACAGTGTATTATGGTATAAAAATACCATTACCATTCCTGCTGCCATGAAGGGTCAGGAAGTATTGCTGCATTTTGGTGCGGTAGACTGGCAGGCCGAAATCTTTGTGAACGGCAAAAGCGCCGGTCAGCATCAGGGAGGTTTTGATCCTTTTACCTTTAACATTACCAGCCTGCTTAAAAAAGGAGGAACACAGGAAATCAAAGTCCGGGTCTGGGACCCAACAGATGAAGGACCACAACCCAGAGGCAAACAGGTCAGAAAACCGGAAAGTATTTGGTATACCCCGGTTACCGGCATCTGGCAGACGGTTTGGCTGGAAGGCGTTCCAAAAACACATATCATTGCGACTAAACAAACTCCGGATATCGATGCAAAAACACTTACTGTAAGCGTAAACGTGGAATCTGCCCAGCCGGGGGATCAGGTGAGGATTACTGCATTTGAGGGGAAACATCAAATTTCCCAAAAAGAAGCAGCGCTTACGGAGCAGCTTTCTTTAACCATAGAAAATCCAAAACTATGGTCCACAAAAACACCTTTCTTATATGATCTGAAAATTGAATTGTTACGCAAAGGAAAGGTCATTGATCAGGCTGACAGCTATTTTGCAATGCGTAAATCATCGATGGGCAAGGATCAGAATGGCATCCAGAGAATGCTGCTTAACAACGAATTTCTCTTTCAATATGGTCCATTAGATCAGGGCTGGTGGCCGGATGGTTTATATACTGCGCCTACAGAAGAAGCCATGATCTTTGACATCATCAAGACCAAAGAAATGGGCTTTAATATGATCCGGAAGCACATCAAAGTAGAACCGGCAAGATGGTATTACGAATGCGACAAATTAGGGATGCTGGTATGGCAGGACATGCCTAGCGGTGACCTTGGTAACCATTGGGAACCTAACCTTGGCACAATGGGAGGGACGGATAAGAACCGTACTCCGGAATCAGAAGCGATGTACCGCAAAGAATGGAATAAAATCATGGAGGTCCTTCATAATTTCCCTTCAATTGTAGTCTGGACGCCATTTAACGAAGCCTGGGGACAATTTAAAACCAAAGAGATTGCAGAATGGACTAAAGCAAAAGATCCTTCCAGACTGGTAAACAGTGCAAGCGGAGGCAATCATGTGATCACCGGAGATATCGTGGATTTACACCATTATCCGGAACCAAAAATGCCAAGGCCAGACCTTTTTGGCCCTACACATGCCATCGTTTTAGGTGAATTTGGCGGACTGGGGCTACCGGTCCCGGGCCATACCTGGAAAGAAAAAGACAATTGGGGGTATCAATCGTTCAAAACTGCCAATGAGCTTTTCGATAAGTATGATTCCTTTATCCGAAGCATCGAAGGTTTAATCAAAAAGGGATTGTCTGCGGCGGTGTATACCCAGACCACCGATGTAGAGCAGGAAACGAATGGACTGATGACCTACGACAGGATCTTAAAACTGCCTGAAGCAAAAGTAAAAGCGGCTAACGACAGATTGTACCTGATCACGCCCTAATTTTTATTAAAAACACACAACCAAACATATGAAACAATTATTTATTACTTTAGGTTTATCGGCTATGCTGTGGAATGCTTCCGCTCAGGAACGTACTGCCCCATCCTATCCTTTAATTACTCACGATCCTTATTTTAGCATTTGGTCTGCTACAGATCAGGTCAATCAATCTGTTACCAAACACTGGACAGGTGCAGAACAATCATTAACAGGCATCATTAAAGTAGATGGTGTCCCTTATAGCTTTTTAGGGGCAACGTCAAAACCTTACGCCAATGTACTGCCAACATCCGACGATGAAGATTATCAGTTCAGTTATACGGAGTCTGCCCCGGCAGCAAATTGGAACAGCATTGACTTTAAAGAATCTGGATGGAGATCTGGCGGAGCTCCCTTCGGTGATGTGGTCAACGGTGCAGGTACCGCATGGACCTCAAAGGAACTTTGGGTTAGGAGAACTTTTGAACTGAGCAACCCTGCACTAAAAGACCTGACCTTAAAACTAAACCACGACGATAATGTGGAGGTTTTCTTAAATGGAGACTTGGTGTATAGCTTTATCGGCTGGACGAGTAACCGCTTTTCTTATATTCCCTTAAAGGATGCCGTATTG comes from the Pedobacter sp. FW305-3-2-15-E-R2A2 genome and includes:
- a CDS encoding SusE domain-containing protein, giving the protein MQHFIYKVSFIGLLIFTVITGCKKDKGLDHTQVSAVNTLFAPVNDVFVKLDPKAGTMDFQWEQARAADNGVVLYEVVFDKLTGDFSNPLFSYASEGNGLYNKLSLSHAELNKIAASGGIEPLSSGKIKWTVRSSKGINVQQSAQVRTIELERPAGFSEIPADLYLTGSATETGAELSSARQFKKTATGVFEIYSRIKDGTYNFAERNSGTPKTFSAENGNLKNLGQITATGGTKVYRIKVDFNSASVTYTEITSVGLFLSGDNKVIIDLPYTNNGQFVATDAPVAFKQESWGRDERYKFQVKVKNPDGNSATEWLGSVNSDNQPPTADTPAPYFYIYAVNNSQYDFAFKFIKAADNKKVDVNLKLNATSAYTHTVTVK
- a CDS encoding glycoside hydrolase family 76 protein codes for the protein MRKLTKLIMVAGTFAGSMLLNSCEKDVFPLYNEAIVLTSYNYNGLADSLQRQLYSTYLSSNGNYLIQDNQGNTTFHYWPNAHVLDVLADGFLRTKDQVYVAKMKALLNGIRLQNGNAFPNDFYDDMGWLALSSLRAYDATKEEAYVQATNILWADMKKGITEVQGGGMGWSKGKPNFKNTPANGPAIILAARLYRLQNKAEDLQTAKTLYTWLKSTLVEPVTFTVWDGINYDGTGVISKNKYTYNVGLFMGAGLELYKTTKEKTYLDDAVKTAIAGINDVELAPGGLMKDEGQGDGGLFKGVWVRYLNLLVNEPDVPVADKEKLIKFMKYNAQTLYKQGISRPGLLISPAWNKAPQSKTDLTTQLSGMMLIEAAAQLSAAGILK
- a CDS encoding glycoside hydrolase family 76 protein, with translation MRNRRKIIFTVLVFMTGSVTPAAFAQKSDFEQHVSDINNNINLRLKDGETGLYFETTDAVQKENPHSWLWPLCALVQAANEMDVLYPKQEHLKPVVKAIDQYYSEKAPVAYQDYVTAERLSSRFYDDNQWVAIAYLDAYNRTKEKHYLKNAIMVYDYMITGMDDKAGGGLYWKEGDFSTKNTCSNAPAVLVALQLYRVTKEKKYLETALAVYNWTNKMLRSPEGLFYDHVKIPGGEIDRKFYTYNAGAMLQANALLYNITRNKKYLLEAQQIGKASKDYFYKNNRLPGHYWFNAVLLRGCIELYKIDRNQDWIDIFRNEAQRIWTAERDGANLIGKNTQKSLIDQAAMLEIYARLIQLEKQVK
- a CDS encoding sugar-binding domain-containing protein, which encodes MNKLLSVAVLLLLGYSSLHAQEKKWTLNKDRIVTPWAEKVNPKAPLPDYPRPQLVRSQNWKNLNGLWSYAITPKDQKDPVNYQGSILVPFAVESALSGVAKTVGKDSVLWYKNTITIPAAMKGQEVLLHFGAVDWQAEIFVNGKSAGQHQGGFDPFTFNITSLLKKGGTQEIKVRVWDPTDEGPQPRGKQVRKPESIWYTPVTGIWQTVWLEGVPKTHIIATKQTPDIDAKTLTVSVNVESAQPGDQVRITAFEGKHQISQKEAALTEQLSLTIENPKLWSTKTPFLYDLKIELLRKGKVIDQADSYFAMRKSSMGKDQNGIQRMLLNNEFLFQYGPLDQGWWPDGLYTAPTEEAMIFDIIKTKEMGFNMIRKHIKVEPARWYYECDKLGMLVWQDMPSGDLGNHWEPNLGTMGGTDKNRTPESEAMYRKEWNKIMEVLHNFPSIVVWTPFNEAWGQFKTKEIAEWTKAKDPSRLVNSASGGNHVITGDIVDLHHYPEPKMPRPDLFGPTHAIVLGEFGGLGLPVPGHTWKEKDNWGYQSFKTANELFDKYDSFIRSIEGLIKKGLSAAVYTQTTDVEQETNGLMTYDRILKLPEAKVKAANDRLYLITP